From a single Sphaeramia orbicularis chromosome 4, fSphaOr1.1, whole genome shotgun sequence genomic region:
- the fbxl5 gene encoding F-box/LRR-repeat protein 5 isoform X2, protein MAPFPDEVDVFTGPHWRMKQLVGLYCEKLSKTNFSNNNDFRSFLQSLCATFKEFKMHEQIENEYIIGLLQQRCCTVYNVHSDNKLSEMLSLFEKGLHSVKSEYEQLNYARQLKERLEAFTQDFLPHMKEEEEVFQPMLMQYFTYEELKDIKKQVIAQHCSQQQWGSAAEVLKGFSLWTQAEELQKAFKYADHEKTDYELEQNVNSSTHISQLPSEIMLRLFHYLGPEDLCRCSQVCSSWSDLAKTGSLWRHLYPVRWARGDYYNGPPGDLDQEPDEEWVKSRQKEGRAYQEWDEDADVDESDESGNTEGYMAISNAQREKRLLHGIIQNLLPAVGASVKSIVLAYSSTVSSKMVRQILSLCPNITHLDLTQTNVTDLAFDSWLSLGACCSLEHLDLSGCEKITDYTLKKLSIGLGDLTSTEKRSDQRAKLLKNSAVQITLVDRSNIHQVRRKRQAFIFKQGTGRWGAACPPTQVWVLDSSDLADIEDAADWSRRGGLSVPEADRFIETQIVGDSCCCRRSRRRGHRTGSNVSYLQQQYAMSREVFCGHSTCCTSDVALRTFTEPQCELASSRGSTAGFRTKCSSLGSLQCLEHENRTHQSEAKRSLRFLSLSGCYQVTDMGLRALSQCGGLPVLEHLNLSGCLFITEVGLQELVSACPSLNDEHFYYCDNINGPHAETASGCQNLQCGFRACCRSGE, encoded by the exons ATGGCTCCTTTTCCTGATGAGGTGGATGTTTTTACTGGCCCACACTGGCGAATGAAGCAGCTCGTGGGTCTGTATTGTGAGAAG CTGTCAAAGACCAACTTCTCTAACAACAATGATTTCCGCTCATTTCTTCAGTCTCTGTGCGCCACCTTTAAGGAGTTTAAGAtgcatgaacaaattgaaaatgAGTATATTATCGGCCTCCTGCAGCAGCGGTGCTGCACTGTGTACAATGTGCACTCTGACAATAAACTCTCAGAGATGCTCTCCCTCTTTGAAAAAGGTCTGCACAGCGTTAAG agtgaatatGAGCAGCTTAACTATGCCCGGCAGCTGAAGGAAAGACTAGAAGCTTTTACTCAAGACTTTCTGCCCCAcatgaaggaggaagaagag GTGTTTCAGCCCATGCTTATGCAGTACTTCACCTACGAGGAGCTCAAGGACATCAAGAAACAGGTGATAGCACAGCACTGCAGCCAGCAGCAATGGGGCAGTGCTGCTGAGGTGCTGAAGGGTTTCAGTCTGTGGACACAAGCAGAGGAGCTGCAGAAAGCCTTCAAATATGCCGACCATGAGAAGACAGATtatg AACTGGAGCAGAATGTGAATTCTTCAACCCACATCTCCCAACTTCCTTCAGAAATCATGCTGAGGCTTTTCCACTATTTGGGCCCTGAAGACCTGTGTCGCTGTAGTCAAGTGTGCTCTTCTTGGTCAGACCTAGCCAAAACTGGTTCTCTGTGGAGGCACCTCTACCCTGTGCGCTGGGCCAGAG GTGATTATTATAACGGTCCCCCTGGGGATCTTGACCAGGAGCCAGATGAGGAGTGGGTGAAGAGTCGTCAGAAGGAGGGTCGGGCCTATCAAGAGTGGGACGAGGATGCTGATGTTGATGAGTCTG ATGAATCAGGGAATACAGAGGGCTACATGGCTATTAGCAACGCTCAGCGGGAGAAGAGACTTCTCCATGGAATTATCCAGAACCTGTTGCCAGCTGTGGGTGCCTCTGTGAAGTCTATTGTTCTGGCGTACAGTTCTACAGTGTCTAGTAAAATG GTCCGCCAGATCCTCAGTCTCTGCCCTAATATTACTCATCTGGATCTGACACAGACCAATGTTACAGATTTAGCATTTGACAG CTGGTTATCTCTTGGAGCATGTTGCTCTCTGGAGCACCTGGATCTGTCAGGCTGTGAGAAGATAACAGATTATACTCTAAAGAAATTGTCCATTGGCCTAGGTGACCTCACAAGCACAGAAAAACGCTCAGACCAGCGAGCCAAGCTTCTCAAAAATTCCGCTGTACAAATCACACTGGTGGATCGGAGTAACATTCATCAAGTGAGGAGGAAGCGCCAGGCCTTCATTTTCAAGCAGGGGACAGGCCGTTGGGGTGCTGCCTGCCCTCCTACACAAGTCTGGGTACTGGACTCTTCAGACCTTGCCGATATCGAAGATGCAGCAGACTGGAGTCGTCGCGGCGGGCTGTCTGTTCCTGAAGCAGATAGGTTCATAGAGACGCAGATTGTGGGAGATTCATGCTGTTGCAGAAGGAGCAGGAGGCGAGGGCACAGGACAGGCTCAAACGTCTCCTATTTGCAACAGCAGTATGCCATGTCCAGGGAAGTGTTTTGTGGTCACTCCACGTGCTGTACGAGTGATGTGGCTCTCAGGACTTTTACAGAGCCACAGTGCGAGTTGGCCAGCAGCAGAGGCAGCACTGCGGGGTTTCGGACTAAATGCTCCTCATTGGGGAGTCTGCAGTGTCTTGAGCATGAAAACAGGACTCACCAGTCAGAGGCAAAACGCTCACTGAGATTTCTCAGTCTCTCTGGATGTTATCAAGTCACTGATATGGGCTTGAG GGCTCTGTCTCAGTGTGGGGGGCTTCCTGTCCTGGAGCATCTGAACTTGTCGGGCTGCCTCTTCATCACTGAGGTGGGGCTGCAGGAGCTGGTGTCAGCTTGTCCTTCCCTCAATGATGAGCACTTCTATTACTGCGACAATATCAATG GTCCTCATGCAGAGACGGCCAGCGGCTGCCAGAACCTGCAGTGTGGCTTCAGAGCCTGCTGTCGCTCTGGAGAGTGA
- the fbxl5 gene encoding F-box/LRR-repeat protein 5 isoform X1 — translation MAPFPDEVDVFTGPHWRMKQLVGLYCEKLSKTNFSNNNDFRSFLQSLCATFKEFKMHEQIENEYIIGLLQQRCCTVYNVHSDNKLSEMLSLFEKGLHSVKSEYEQLNYARQLKERLEAFTQDFLPHMKEEEEVFQPMLMQYFTYEELKDIKKQVIAQHCSQQQWGSAAEVLKGFSLWTQAEELQKAFKYADHEKTDYELEQNVNSSTHISQLPSEIMLRLFHYLGPEDLCRCSQVCSSWSDLAKTGSLWRHLYPVRWARGDYYNGPPGDLDQEPDEEWVKSRQKEGRAYQEWDEDADVDESDESGNTEGYMAISNAQREKRLLHGIIQNLLPAVGASVKSIVLAYSSTVSSKMVRQILSLCPNITHLDLTQTNVTDLAFDSWLSLGACCSLEHLDLSGCEKITDYTLKKLSIGLGDLTSTEKRSDQRAKLLKNSAVQITLVDRSNIHQVRRKRQAFIFKQGTGRWGAACPPTQVWVLDSSDLADIEDAADWSRRGGLSVPEADRFIETQIVGDSCCCRRSRRRGHRTGSNVSYLQQQYAMSREVFCGHSTCCTSDVALRTFTEPQCELASSRGSTAGFRTKCSSLGSLQCLEHENRTHQSEAKRSLRFLSLSGCYQVTDMGLRALSQCGGLPVLEHLNLSGCLFITEVGLQELVSACPSLNDEHFYYCDNINGNIHKGNFRPFFLFGNIIHHYDVIVYSVLVKIVDGNV, via the exons ATGGCTCCTTTTCCTGATGAGGTGGATGTTTTTACTGGCCCACACTGGCGAATGAAGCAGCTCGTGGGTCTGTATTGTGAGAAG CTGTCAAAGACCAACTTCTCTAACAACAATGATTTCCGCTCATTTCTTCAGTCTCTGTGCGCCACCTTTAAGGAGTTTAAGAtgcatgaacaaattgaaaatgAGTATATTATCGGCCTCCTGCAGCAGCGGTGCTGCACTGTGTACAATGTGCACTCTGACAATAAACTCTCAGAGATGCTCTCCCTCTTTGAAAAAGGTCTGCACAGCGTTAAG agtgaatatGAGCAGCTTAACTATGCCCGGCAGCTGAAGGAAAGACTAGAAGCTTTTACTCAAGACTTTCTGCCCCAcatgaaggaggaagaagag GTGTTTCAGCCCATGCTTATGCAGTACTTCACCTACGAGGAGCTCAAGGACATCAAGAAACAGGTGATAGCACAGCACTGCAGCCAGCAGCAATGGGGCAGTGCTGCTGAGGTGCTGAAGGGTTTCAGTCTGTGGACACAAGCAGAGGAGCTGCAGAAAGCCTTCAAATATGCCGACCATGAGAAGACAGATtatg AACTGGAGCAGAATGTGAATTCTTCAACCCACATCTCCCAACTTCCTTCAGAAATCATGCTGAGGCTTTTCCACTATTTGGGCCCTGAAGACCTGTGTCGCTGTAGTCAAGTGTGCTCTTCTTGGTCAGACCTAGCCAAAACTGGTTCTCTGTGGAGGCACCTCTACCCTGTGCGCTGGGCCAGAG GTGATTATTATAACGGTCCCCCTGGGGATCTTGACCAGGAGCCAGATGAGGAGTGGGTGAAGAGTCGTCAGAAGGAGGGTCGGGCCTATCAAGAGTGGGACGAGGATGCTGATGTTGATGAGTCTG ATGAATCAGGGAATACAGAGGGCTACATGGCTATTAGCAACGCTCAGCGGGAGAAGAGACTTCTCCATGGAATTATCCAGAACCTGTTGCCAGCTGTGGGTGCCTCTGTGAAGTCTATTGTTCTGGCGTACAGTTCTACAGTGTCTAGTAAAATG GTCCGCCAGATCCTCAGTCTCTGCCCTAATATTACTCATCTGGATCTGACACAGACCAATGTTACAGATTTAGCATTTGACAG CTGGTTATCTCTTGGAGCATGTTGCTCTCTGGAGCACCTGGATCTGTCAGGCTGTGAGAAGATAACAGATTATACTCTAAAGAAATTGTCCATTGGCCTAGGTGACCTCACAAGCACAGAAAAACGCTCAGACCAGCGAGCCAAGCTTCTCAAAAATTCCGCTGTACAAATCACACTGGTGGATCGGAGTAACATTCATCAAGTGAGGAGGAAGCGCCAGGCCTTCATTTTCAAGCAGGGGACAGGCCGTTGGGGTGCTGCCTGCCCTCCTACACAAGTCTGGGTACTGGACTCTTCAGACCTTGCCGATATCGAAGATGCAGCAGACTGGAGTCGTCGCGGCGGGCTGTCTGTTCCTGAAGCAGATAGGTTCATAGAGACGCAGATTGTGGGAGATTCATGCTGTTGCAGAAGGAGCAGGAGGCGAGGGCACAGGACAGGCTCAAACGTCTCCTATTTGCAACAGCAGTATGCCATGTCCAGGGAAGTGTTTTGTGGTCACTCCACGTGCTGTACGAGTGATGTGGCTCTCAGGACTTTTACAGAGCCACAGTGCGAGTTGGCCAGCAGCAGAGGCAGCACTGCGGGGTTTCGGACTAAATGCTCCTCATTGGGGAGTCTGCAGTGTCTTGAGCATGAAAACAGGACTCACCAGTCAGAGGCAAAACGCTCACTGAGATTTCTCAGTCTCTCTGGATGTTATCAAGTCACTGATATGGGCTTGAG GGCTCTGTCTCAGTGTGGGGGGCTTCCTGTCCTGGAGCATCTGAACTTGTCGGGCTGCCTCTTCATCACTGAGGTGGGGCTGCAGGAGCTGGTGTCAGCTTGTCCTTCCCTCAATGATGAGCACTTCTATTACTGCGACAATATCAATGGTAACATCCACAAGGGAAACTTTAggcctttttttctctttggaaACATTATACACCATTATGATGTCATAGTGTATTCCGTGTTGGTGAAGATAGTGGATGGAAATGTGTGA